The Brassica napus cultivar Da-Ae unplaced genomic scaffold, Da-Ae ScsIHWf_363;HRSCAF=573, whole genome shotgun sequence genome segment TGGTTTAATGGTTTCTAATTAAGAAAAAGTTGCTCTATAAGTTTAGATAAGGGGTCAATTCGTATCCAATGTGAAATATAATCATCTAATTATTTGGCTAGTTTTGTTACTTGTCAATTTTAagaagagttattcttgggttcaccccctaggggtgaacctagaggttcaccaaccaataagatttcattatttcaaattcgatatcttttagaaaaggaaacaaaatattgtcaagatatattatgtttttaaaataaaaaaagttaaaaaaattagaaaaaatagtagttagagaaaaaagaattaaaaaaaaaaatatttttatcgtcatcagcaaaacactaaaccctaaatcctaatccctaaaccctaaatcataaaccctataaACCCTTGGGCAAACTCTAAACTCTTGGATAATTCatactctaaatcaaaaacactaaatcttaaaaccctaaaccctaagcccttgagtgtttagtgtttttgatttaaagtttatgatttatccaagggtttaagttttacccaaaggtttaggatttagggtttagggattagggattaggatttagggtttagtattttgttgaggacgttatatttttttaattactacatttttttattttatttatttttacctttttattttaaaaatataatataacttatagcttaaaaaaatattttgtttccttttttaaaagatttcgaatataaaataacacaatcctattggttggtgaacctagaggttcaccctaggggggtgaacccaagaataagtcttttAAGAAACATTTGTGTTTCACGTACTCCGTCCATATGAACAACACATATACaaagttttaagaaaaaaatacaaatgaaagTAGTCCTAACCTAACTAACAATGTCTTTACAGATCTATCGATGGATGAATAACAAAAACACTTATTTCACAAACTTAAGATCCACTATTGATAAGGTTGAAGTGTTCACCCTACAAAGAAACTCGTGTCATCGCCTTGCGATCACTCATGGTAGGCAACGTGCTTAAGATATTAATTTGGCCTTTGGTTGGATCCTTCGATGATATTGAATGTTCACCTTATATTAGCGATAAGCTAGAATATTCTTGAGATAAATATAGACTTGTAACGATAAGAGTTATCTCCTTAGATCTAGGACTAGAGTTTATCTCTAACGTTGTATAAAGACTCAAGTCGATTGAATGAATAAATCAACACAAACAGTttgacatggtatcagagcctcctCTTGACTCttaatatcaaaattttttCTCTCCTTTCTTTTGCTCGATCTCGATAAGAAATCATGAGCAGTGAACAAACTAGCGTCGCAGCAACTGACAAGTTAGCGTCGCCATATTACTTGCATCCAGCCGATAACACTGGGCAAGTACAGACACCGATCCTCTGCAACGGTGGAAACTATGAAAGATGGGCGAAGCTGATGACCAATTCTCTTCGTGCCAAACGAAAAACAGGGTTCATTGACGGAACTCTAAAACGACCGTCCAAAGATTTTGACGATGCAGAAAAGTGGGACATGGTCAACTCAATGATCATCGGATGGATATACAGTAGCATTGAACCAAAACTACGACCTTCCATCTCTCTCGTTGATAGTGCTAAAGCTATGTGGGCAAGCCTTCAGCGACGGTTCTCAGTCAACGACGACACTCGACTTCATCAACTCCTCGCAGATATAACAGCATGCAAGCAAGATGGTGACACAGTTGAAATCTTCTACGGACGACTCAAAGTCATGTGGGACGACCTTGCTGACTTGGACAAAGGTTTCACATGTTGCTGTGAAAACGCTGAATGTAGCTCAATAAGAGTTACCTCCTAAGATCTAGGACTAGAGTTTATCTCTAACGTTGTATAAAGACTCAAGTCGATTGAATGAATAAATCAACACAAACAGTTTGACACCTTATTCATTAAGGGGATATTTGTGTCAATCCACTGCGATCAATCATTGTTGGTCGCATGCTTGAGAGAGTAGTCTGGACTTTGGGGCGAGTGATAAACATTGGACATATGGACATCGATCAACTTTCATGTGTTGGTCCGGTCCATTCGTATGTAAtctttaaaatttgtaaacgtGAATCCTCCTCTTCCTCATTCAACATGGCCTCTAGTTGTCGGCCCATTCCTATCATCGTACTAGACCAATAGCAAAAAACCTGTCACCATGTGTTGTTCTTAACTAAAAGTGAAAAGACTTGAAAATATGTTTATACTCCTGAAATCCTCTTAAGTCAAACAACATAACAACTCCGATggttaaatcaaaataattcaaaaacaagtaaagatcataaaacaaatacCTATTATCTTCCTCCAAACACAAGATAACCTGAGATGAAAAAATCATAGTCTAGTACCATGCTGCTTAAATCGCTTGTGCCTCCTTTACTATACTTTTAAGAACTTTAGTCACAAAATAAAGGTGAAAATCTTATTTTCATCTCACCTCAGTGAATTTAATTGATATCTGTCGACAATAGCAATCATCCTTTTACGTATAACAAAAGCTGGATAACAAGTTTCAAGAATCCATTGATTTTCACCTAAGTTTCTGAACACACTGAGgtcatttttctttattttggttTCTCCCAATGTTTCCATATCCGAATCAAACCAGTAAATCgaacaattttataaaatttggttctgatttaataaaaattaattaattaaaattttggtaaaacctgttttcagtttttttttttacttttattctaaatttaatttgttatcaaaattagttaaatattttttttgaaactatgtatgtcaagtaaaaaattaaaataaaaatagaaatgtgaaatattttattatacttgATGAATAAAATGCAAAGTttgatttctataaattaatatacatatcattacaaagtaaaaactctataaattaataattttaggattgtaatattttattaatttacaaaactttcctttttaaaattttactatatagatattaataaatttcaaaattattatattatttggtgtatataaaaatttgtttcatagaatttaagtgttgttttagatataattttactattatCGATCAGAATACATTGAAATGTTAAGAAACATACAAATAAATTCTACTgtgaacataaaaatatattttttgttagtaCTTAGATAAACTATATATGATTTCAATGAGAATATATGTTTAAGAGGCTATGTTTACAtaagattttctaaaaaatattattttattattttattgatttgtatTCGGTCtaaaaaatctattaatttaccgtgtttattaatttatcgagtttTTAGttgtaaaattactattttgatatcaaatatattagtttattgATCTACCGTTCAGTTATAATCGATCCAATGaataaaaagttcaaaacaaaaaaaaaagttaataaagGAATCCGGTTAAGTGTTTTGGTCCGGTTTTAAAACTTCTCTTTAAAAGAGAAACCAAAAAGATAGGTCGAGTAGGAAAGGAAGAGAGATTAGGCAAAATCATCGATCCCCAAATTCGTAGAAACTTTGATTCTTCTCTTTCATCCCCAAATCACTCTGCTCTCCGCCTCGCCGTTTGATCTGATCGATTCTGAATTCAGCTTTTCTCCGGTCGCTTCCGCTTGACTTCATAGTTTCGTGTAGATTTTCTTCGTGGCTGTGTGTTTTGACGATCGTCAACTCTGTGTCTGTTGGATTGAGGAGTGATGTATATCGAAGACGTGACGGAGAAGGAAGAGAGATCGGCGGAGGAGGTTAGCGTAGAGGATGGAGATAAGGAGATAGTGGTGACGACGAAGATGGCACTGGTTGGTGTAGGTGCGCGTGCCTTGTTCTATCCGACTTTGGTTTACAACGTTGTGAGGAATAAGGTTGAGGCTGAGTTTCATTGGTGGGATAGGGTCGCTCAGGTATTATTAAAAAGTTTCCTCCTTTTAGCTGTTTGTTGTGTCTCAATCTCATGTATGTTAATTGGCTTTGGCTATTGTCTCCAGTTTATATTACTTGGAGCTGTTCCGTTTCCGTCTGATGTTCCGCGGCTGAAGGAGCTTGGTGTATGTGGAGTCATCACTCTGAATGAGCCTTATGAGACTTTGGTTCCATCGTCTCTCTACAAagtctgtttcttttttctctctatATACCAatgctctgtttttgtttttcttcttatttactaactttgttttgttttcttactgTTGTGGAAGTCTTATTGTATTGACCATCTGGTGATTGCCACGAGGGATTATTGTTTTGCACCTTCCATGGAAGCTATATGCCAAGCTGTAGAGTTTATCCATAGTAAGTTTACCATTCTCTTTTTATACTTTTTGTTGTTGCTATTGTTAAGAATCGTAGTTGTATTCATTTAATCTTTGTTTTGTCTCGTTTGAAGGAAATGCTTCACTTGGGAAGACGACTTATGTTCACTGCAAGGCGGGTCGTGGCCGCAGCACAACCGTCGTCATATGCTACTTGGTTTGTGTTGCAATTCATCAAATAAATCTTTTTGCTTCAGCTCTGTCTCTGTCTCTGATTATATCTTTGCAATGCAGGTGCAACACAAACACATGACACCTGAAGAAGCATATGCCTACGTGAAGTCAATCAGGCCTAGAGTAAAATTAGCCACCGCTCAATGGAAGGTAACCGACAAAGACACGTTCTTTCTTTGTTATTATTCTTCATCCTCTGATTCCTAAATGTGTCTCTGCAGGCCGTTCTTGAGTACTACCATGTCAAGGTGCTGAATACTCAGAGTTCCTTAACTGATGCAACTTCAGCTTTGATCCCAAGAAATGTAAAGCAGGTTTGTTCTGGGAATGTGGTTGTGTTTGAGGATGGGTCGATGGTGGTAGTGACCCACTCGGATGTAGAGGGCTATGATGATGACTCAAAGAGGTCAATGAATGTTGCTGGTAACGAGTTATGGGTGAAAGTGGTGGGGCAGGCTGCATTGGCGAGGATCTCATGCTTGTGGCTTGGCTTGCGTCACGACCACAAGCTTTCTTGGAAAAATCTTTCCATGAGTGGTATAAGAGTCGACATTTCTGTCTACTAATGATGATAAATAAAGAATGATGCAGGTGAGTCTGCTGGTGAATATGTGCCTCTCCAGTGACAAtagttaataaataaaaagggaCCAGATTAGATATAGCAGAAAAGATAGGGTTTGTAAATTCTGGAAACATTTGTAATTAAATACTAACTTGTCCCTCATTAACCTTTGATGAGGAAAAAAAAACCATGAATTAATCTCCTTTTCAAGTATCATAATCAGTCTTTTGAGTTTGTAACTCCTTGAGATTATTAgagataaaattaaaagtttagTTTAACATAATTTGAAAGGAAGGAAATGGTATCTGAGTACGGGAGTTTTAAAATAGTTTGGATCTCTCAGTTCAGAAATGAAGATCTGGCTAATGTTGTTCTTCATCAAGTTCCATTGGCTGTGGCTCGTTGCCATTAGCATTAGCTTTAGAAGAGGAagctgcttcttgcttcttcttcttttgcgtTCTGGCGCTTTTTCTTGTGCCTTTAGCGGCGGATGCTTTTGCTGCCGCTGCATCTGCTGCCACTTTTGCCGCTGCTGCTGCTTTTTCTGCTGCCGCCACTGCTGCCTCCGCTTCTGCCGCTGCCGCCACTTCTGCTGCTGCAGCAGCTTCTTCTGGTGCTTCTTCTGCTTCCTGTGCCTTCTGCAGGATGATACTGCATTTGTCCATGGTCTTGGCGCATATCAGACCGTATTTTAAACACAGCGTATCAACTGCGAACATTCTCCATTGCCTGCTCAGAGGCATTAacaaatattatgaaaaaaaccGTGATAATCCATTTTGGGCATCATATGATGAGTTGATACAAGATTATTACCAGAGAAGTTTAGGAGTGATCAGCTCTTTCGCATGAAGTTTTACGAACTCTTCACATGCCCAAGGAACATGTTTATCCGCGTACACCCTGCCCAAAATGTAATCATGGCATAACAAAAGTTAGTTTACTGGTGTCTTTCTTCAAAGAAAAAGATGCAAATAGAATCATATTGCTACCTTTGCTTTCTAATGAATGTGTTCCAAAGCCACATAAATCTCTTCTCCTCATCGCTGGCATCCACCAACCGATCAATCTTCTGTGAAATTGCGAAAAAAGAAGAACACAAAATGCCTCTAATGTCCGCATCATAACAATTCaatgaaaattacaaaaaaaaaaaaaaaaaaatcaaaaacaatgaAATACCATGCGTTCTTGAAAATCTTTAAATTCTTGATCGTCTTCATTATCGCTGTCCGCATCAGACAGTACTTCTTCCAGAGTCATTGGCTTCAAAGTGCAACTTATTTAGttagtataataaaaaaaattagacggCATGGtttcaagaaaatcaagaatTTGTAGGAAACTGAACCACCTGCAATGTTTGAGAGTG includes the following:
- the LOC111215566 gene encoding phosphatidylglycerophosphate phosphatase PTPMT1-like, whose protein sequence is MYIEDVTEKEERSAEEVSVEDGDKEIVVTTKMALVGVGARALFYPTLVYNVVRNKVEAEFHWWDRVAQFILLGAVPFPSDVPRLKELGVCGVITLNEPYETLVPSSLYKSYCIDHLVIATRDYCFAPSMEAICQAVEFIHRNASLGKTTYVHCKAGRGRSTTVVICYLVQHKHMTPEEAYAYVKSIRPRVKLATAQWKAVLEYYHVKVLNTQSSLTDATSALIPRNVKQVCSGNVVVFEDGSMVVVTHSDVEGYDDDSKRSMNVAGNELWVKVVGQAALARISCLWLGLRHDHKLSWKNLSMSGIRVDISVY